In Oryza sativa Japonica Group chromosome 1, ASM3414082v1, the genomic stretch TAACGAGAGCTTAGCAATTGATACACCAGTAGCAGTAGGTTGGTTGCACTGGCCATGCGGAATGGACAATAATCGGCTAATCGCTCAAATAAAAAGCACAACTTACTGTACGAGATCAGTTAGAAGAATTTGTTATGGTAGCAATCATGAATGAAGTTTGGTCTGATAAAAAGTTTCCAGGGAGAGAGGGCATTGCAGAACAAGTTAGAAAGAATTATGTATGCTGCTTTTGATATCAGCCAAATGCTAATTAACTGGAAAGATCTGATGAAGGGACCAAAAGCTATCGAGCTCTGTCGTGATTCTCGGCCGGTAAAAGCATAAACGGATGAAAATAGCATCATTAGCATAATCAAATTATTTGAAAGACgcaaatattagggaatgacctaatatcaaataattagaaggggtgagccTTCGAACCTAAGtcatctagcccaccaccttgtggagctagctggAAAACCCTTGGGTGTTTCTCATAATCAAATTATTTGAAAACAACTAACAGGCAAACGACATTATCTGTCATTTAACAGTAGTTCAGAAAGCACGTAAAAAGAAAGGCTACTCCCAGCAGTGAAATTGAGCATGCTCCTCTGCTGGTAAATCAAGTTCCTTGAGGCTGTAAATATAATTTTCATGGTCGTTGATGGCCGGTTTGAGTGAAAACTGTTGTTCCCTTGATTTCAGTTCATACCACATTCCTCATGAGTGTGATCATGTAAAGGGAAGCATTACTCGAATGACTGACGAAATAGCAGAGAACAAATTATGAATCACAACTAGTAGTTCACTTGGCAATTTCACGTAAGTTATCCTGTCCAATTTCGAACAAATCTATAAAGACCATACAATACCACATTAACTTGCAATGTAAACAAGAGTAAACGATTGCGGATCAATGCTGTTTTGTATTGTTGCTATTTTTTCTTAAGATTACCATGGTCGCCGCTGAGCCATCCAAGGTAGCATTCCAAGCCGCCGCCACGCGTGACTTTTTGAAGAGGGAGGCGACGGTAGAGAGATCGATATGCCGTTCGATGGCGAGAGCAATTGCGCCGCCCCACCGGACGGTGCGCTCGGCCTCGGCCACGAACCGGGACGGGAAGAGCGCGCCGGTGAGCGCCATCGGTTCGTCGGAGAGCACGACGTCGAACACGCCGTCGAAGAACGGGAGATTGTGCGGGTCCGCGCGCCTTACCAGGGGAGGGAAGTCAACAAGATCAACGCCGGTGGCGTCCCCAACGCCGGCCACGTGGAGCGCGTCGACCGCCTGCCCCGCGCCCGCGGCCACGCAGAGGACGCGGGACGATCTGCGGAGGAGGCGCAGCCGGCGGAGTCGTGGGAACACGGATGTGGAGAGGGCTGCgctgcggcgccgccaccgcggcgagGACCGGAGCTTGGCGAGGCGGAGGTTGGGGTCGACGACGCGGCGGGACGCAGCGTCGCACGAGGTGCGCGGGAAGGGCGCCAGCGATAGGGACGAATAGGCAGGGGAGCCGACGaagcaggaggaggacgagtgGCGGAAGAGCTGCagcagcgcggcggtggcgacggccgcCAGGGCGATCGACACGCGGTTCAGCAGCCGCCGGACGTGCCCGTCCATGGCCGGCGCGGCGGTAAGTTCGGCGATTGACCAACAGCCGTTGGGCCTGTGTGTTTTTAGATCTGGCAAAGAAAGTTTGTATTGGGCTGGGCCAAATTGCTTATCACTTCAGGCCTAGTTAAGCAGTGCGGCGAACACTTCGCAAACCCTCCCCCCTCTGACTCCAACCCCCGCAAACCCcaatccgccgccgcggcgatcgccatggccgcctccgccgctgcttcCCGCGCGCAACGCCTATCTCGcatcttctcctcttcttctccatccGTGCGACCACCCAAGCCCGGGCAGGTCAAGGAAGCACCAAAGCCCGCGCCGACCAAGAAAGCTCCTGCTCCCGGCGCCGAGGCGAACCCCAACTTGCGCCGGAATGCCATCGACGACATCATCAAGGGCCTCTTGCGGGAGCGCGACCCGGACAAGCTGGTGTCCGGGTTCATCGCCGCCTCGTCCACGCACCCGCGCTTCCGTGCCCGGCACCGCGTGTACGACGTGGCCGTGTCCCGCCTCGCGACCTTCGGCCGCCTGGACGGCGTCGAGGCCATCATCGACGCGCAGAAGCCCTTCCTGGAGACCTCCAAGGAGGGATTCGCCGCGCGCCTCATCCGCCTGTACGGCCACGCATCCATGGCTTCCCACGCCGCTGCGACGTTCCATGACCTCCCCCCGCAGCTTAAGTCTACCATGACCTTCAACTCTCTCCTCGCAGCCTACGTCGAGGCTGGAGAGTTCGAAGCGCTTGCCGCCGCGTTCAAGGAGATCCCAGTCTCCAACCCCTCGGTTGTACCTAGCGTGTACTCCTATAACATACTCCTTCAAGCGCTATGCAAGGTGCCCGACCTCTCGGCGGCACTTGATACTATGACACTCATGGAGAAGTCTGGAATTTCACCCGATCTGGTCACTTTCAACACGCTATTGAATGGATTCTACAACCATGGAGACATGGATGGCGCTGAGAAAGTCTGGGAGATGATTACGGAGAGGAATATGGTGCCGGATGCAAAGAACTATAATGCAAAGTTGAGGGGCCTTGTTGCGCAAGGGAGGATTGAGGATGCAGTTGCAGTGGTTGAAAAAATGGAGAAGGATGGACCAAAGCCTGATACAATATCCTACAATGAGTTGATTCGAGGGTATTGCAAAGATGGGAGGTTAGAGGAAGCCAAGAAGCTGTTTGAAGATATGGCAGAAAATGGTTATGTTGCGAATAGGGGGACATATCATACCCTCATACCATGTCTTGTCAAGGCTGGTGAGCTCGATTATGCTCTGAAGTGCTGTCATGAGATATATGGTAAGAACCTTAGAGTGGACTGTTTTGTGCTGCAAGAGGTAGTGACTGCATTGGTCACGGCATCGAGGGTGGAGGATGCCACCAAGATTGTTGAGCTTGGATGGAACAACTCCTACCCACGGAGGATCTTGAATATTCCACATGCTACAGAGAAAAACAAGGAAGAATCAATttcagaagaggaagaggagcctGAAAATGCTTGACAAGGATGTACCTCCATGTGTTCTTCTCTGATCAGTCTTACCGGTGAGTGTCGAATTTGATTCCTACTTATTGTACTCCCCTGTTCTGTTGACTTCATACAACAAGACTGCAGGTTCTTATAATGCTTTATTAAGGCCCTTTCTAGAATGCATAAATTCGTCATGATTTTCATGAAACAGCTTAATTCCTGCAAAAATTGGGAAATTTCCTGTATTCCAGAATGGTTTAAATAATTGTTTCTTGCTTCTATGGAACATCATAAAACCTACCTATCTGTTATTCTGTTTTACAAGATATTTCCAGCTAGTTTTTGTTCTTACATATGTTGTGTGGCCATTGCAGATTTGCCTcatctgagatgtatttgtTTTTGAATAAATTTCACATTGGGCCACATGTTTTGACCAAAGTTTCATAATGTACCAGGGCTCTACCAATGTTTGCGCTCAACACCACTTATCTTTACATTACTTTGTGGTTTGGACTAGGGATAAGGATACCAAGAGAATATTTGAGAGCACTTCATGCAATTAACACAGTAATGTATATAAAAAGGCAAAAGATTGTATATTTTCTTCATTCTAATCAACTAGTTATACTTATATTTCATTTTTATTCATTCTTCCCTGtgtagattaattaatttgtgcCCTTTTTAGGCATGTTCACGTCTCTGTTTTATGAGAACAGCTGAAAATTGGTTTTTGATTTGCTAAAAGAAACCATTTGATGGGATTATCTAAATATAATTATCTTAGTACTATGAAAcactaaaaaaaatgatggttTGGGTTAGCTTTTCTCTCACATATTCCCTTCATGTGCTCAACCTAGTCCAAACTGCCAAAAAGTGCTAAGTTAtgtggtgttaagtgaaaagaTTGGTCCATTGTGAAACTGTTGTCAAAATATATGGCCCAATGTGAAATtcactctttgttttttttgtgtgtgtttacAGTACTTCGTAactattattttcatatatctGCCAAATAGATGATCCTTAGTGCTGATTGGGAATTTCCACCTTGAAATATGGATAATTGATTGCTTTGGAATGCATGAAGTTAATAGGTTGCCTATCAGATTTTAATAGGTCGATAGTTATACTAGTTTGTTAAGATTCACCTCTTTTGCAGAATAATTCAATTGACTGCCAATTATGTTGTTTTCATTTGCTGTACGCTTGTATTGATGCTTGTTTATCTACCCCTTCTTTAAACTGATCTTTTGTATTTGTCAGATAATTGGCCTGTCAAATAGTGAGAAGCAAACAAATATATCGTATAAATTAGGATAGTAGGTGAATTACCAATTTCTCACACTTTAGACTCTTTGCTGTTTAATAAGGGGACTTTTTTTCTGAGAGAGGTAAGTTGCCCTGCTAGGGTAATCACTAATCACACTGAGCCTGTGTGAACAAAtgggattattttttttcctgatgaaATGTGCTGCAATATGATTCTGCTAGGTTTTGAAATGATCCTTAAATGTTTCCAGGAGTTCATGCAAATGAGGAAAAAATGTCTGATGGGCGCACTGGAGTATAAAAACAGCGGAAAAGCAAGACCATTAGATAGGCAAACGGACAATTTTGTTAGTGGTTATTATATTTCGTTTATGAGTTAAGGAGCAGATGTTTTGTTTGAGtgacaattattttttaatcaaatttggACTGGCTATTAAATGGTCAGATTTGTCTGCCTTCAAACAAGGATAGCAACAAATATGTTATTGAAGCTCAAATGTGTCCAATGAGATATCACTGTCCTTTTTCCAAAAAAGTAAAGAAATGCAGTGGTATATGATGTGATGATAAAATAGAATAAGTTGCATGAGAAATTTCTATTATAAAACTGTTTTTGGCAACTTCACCTCTAGAACTAAGTGTTAGTCAAACACCCTTTCAGAATTACTTGTTTGTTCTTACCAAACTTTGCATTTCCAGGATGCAATTGacttttttgtgtgttttgcaGATGGTTATCATTTTGCTATAGTATACTAGTCTGCTGTTGCGGACATTGGAAGTATCTCATATTGTCACAAATGAGATGTCGGGTGTGTATTTGTCTCTATCGCTATATTCTGGAAAACTAGAAACATCTGAGCTATGTTGTTATTCAAGCCTTCCACAGGTGAGCTCACCTATGTAATAAGCTTGTTTGTCCAATACTTccttcattccaaaatataaggcataaccacttttttttcattgtttcataatatataagGCGTGCAATTAACTAGCATATGTCCCtcccctttaattttttttttaatcctctACCGTCAAGATCTCTAATCtcattggatgcatgcatagtATTTATTGGAGTGGTTCAAATAAGAAgatgataatatttttttcttggtctttgcgTTAGTGGTGGTTGcgtcttatattttaaaatggagtaATTATTTTCTAGGTATCATTTGTCATCTCACTGCCTGAGCACTCCAAAATTGTGATCTAGAAGAAATTCTAAAGTTGTGGCCATTTACCACAACGCATTGTGGGCAGTTAATTAATAATATATCAGTAAGCAAAAGATAGCCCAAGAACTGTTTAAAATAGTAAAACAAAAACTCCCTCTTCTTGTCCTTATCTTTATAGGATCACAAATATTTCCATTTTGGGGGGCTAATTTCAAATTGTCAATACAAAATGTCCATGTTTAAGTTCAAGAGTGTCCTGGAATTTTATGTGGGTTTCTGAaatcatttctattttttaaaaatctgAATGGTAGTTGTTCTGATAAAACGTGTTTGAAATACTCTGTTCGAAATATCTGTGTTTTCTTGGATTTTGTTGTTTTCTGCTACTTATTCTTTCAGTTTTTAATGGAAAGTGTGCTATGGCAAATACCAATAATTTGTCTTCTAGCCAAGCAAAAGGTTTGGAGTGCCCTAATTATGTTTGGAAAGAAGGATGTCTGGATTGGTGCAGATGTTTTACAATTGAATAGTTCTAGATCTTGTGCAGATGTCTGGATTTTGTTGGTGCAGATGCTTTGTTTGGCATGGGCCAAAATGTAACGATTCCTGTCGATGGGCTAGGATTTGAGCTTAATTCTCGGCCTCTAGTGAACTGCCGGGGACCGCGCCAAACAAGAAGGTCAGTCCAGGTCTCCAGGACATGTTTGGTTCAGTTTCAAATGTTGCCGCACCATTGTTGCCAAAACAAAAATGATGACATGGAATCTCAACAGTCATGTGCAAAATTgttttacttcctccgttccaaaatataaaggattttggatGGAGATGTGTCCCGGATTTTGGATTTGGACAGGAAGTTTGTCCATAttctagtactaggatgtgttccGTCCATCCAAATTCTcttatattttgtgacggagggagtaattgaaGTGTTTAAGAAAATGTGCTAAATTCTATGACTTTTTAACCTGTAAACTGCAAGGGATCTTATGTGGTTTGAGTTTCATTCAACAAAGATATgtagagggaaaaaaatatgtttttgacAATTTGGCTCTGAACATTGTAGGTAGGGGGTGGCAACTGGGTGGGCTGGATTGGATAAGAATGCCCCCCATCCTCACTCCCTGCATTCTTGCCCTATCTCCCACCTGCAAAGCAAGTCAGGAGAGAAACACCATTAGTCCTCTCTCCCGTAGGGGACCCGGTGGGTGAGCGGAGTCACTAACATTCGTTGCAGGACGAGGATGTGGTGATGAGGTGACAATGACTAGTGACTGGTGACT encodes the following:
- the LOC4327044 gene encoding uncharacterized protein yields the protein MDGHVRRLLNRVSIALAAVATAALLQLFRHSSSSCFVGSPAYSSLSLAPFPRTSCDAASRRVVDPNLRLAKLRSSPRWRRRSAALSTSVFPRLRRLRLLRRSSRVLCVAAGAGQAVDALHVAGVGDATGVDLVDFPPLVRRADPHNLPFFDGVFDVVLSDEPMALTGALFPSRFVAEAERTVRWGGAIALAIERHIDLSTVASLFKKSRVAAAWNATLDGSAATMVILRKNSNNTKQH
- the LOC4327045 gene encoding small ribosomal subunit protein mS78 (rPPR3a), translated to MAASAAASRAQRLSRIFSSSSPSVRPPKPGQVKEAPKPAPTKKAPAPGAEANPNLRRNAIDDIIKGLLRERDPDKLVSGFIAASSTHPRFRARHRVYDVAVSRLATFGRLDGVEAIIDAQKPFLETSKEGFAARLIRLYGHASMASHAAATFHDLPPQLKSTMTFNSLLAAYVEAGEFEALAAAFKEIPVSNPSVVPSVYSYNILLQALCKVPDLSAALDTMTLMEKSGISPDLVTFNTLLNGFYNHGDMDGAEKVWEMITERNMVPDAKNYNAKLRGLVAQGRIEDAVAVVEKMEKDGPKPDTISYNELIRGYCKDGRLEEAKKLFEDMAENGYVANRGTYHTLIPCLVKAGELDYALKCCHEIYGKNLRVDCFVLQEVVTALVTASRVEDATKIVELGWNNSYPRRILNIPHATEKNKEESISEEEEEPENA